The DNA window GGTGTAATGAAACTTGGATTCTGAGGCAAACGACTTGTTGCCGAGGGAAATAACCAAGGTCAAGTGACTAACATACATGACTTTGAATATAGATCGACAGGGTCAAACGACCATTCGCATCTTCAACTTATCGCCCTCAACGATCTCATCCCTCCTAGACACGAGCTCGGGTAGGTCCCAGTTCACACTGATGTATCTGCCACCCAGCCATTCTTTTCGGTCCTGCGTCAACCAGCTAATCGAGTCACCAGCTAGTTCGGGCGTGTCTACTAGTACAGCATGCATCTCATCGGGCATATTCAGGGCAAGACTCGTCGGCACACCTCCTGGATGGACGGAGAATGCAATGATGCCCTGAGAAGCATATTCGGTGCTCACAAATTCAGTGAAACGCAAGACGGCGAACTTGGCGGTCTGGTATGCGGATGCTCCCGGGCGGACACGATGTGCACCCGCAGAGCTGGTGTTGACGATAGTCTTCTGATTGCCCCGGGAAAGAAGTGGGAGAAAAGCGCGAGTCACTAGATGAGTCCCGCGAACATTGACCTCCCAGCTCCGCCACCATTCGGCTGGGTCAGACTCGGCCACGGGCGCCCAATTTTCGAGATACCCGGCATTATTGACTAGAATATCCAGACTTCCTACTTTCTCGTTTATAAGCTTCGCTGCGTCAGCCACGCTGAGCTCAGATGTGACATCGAGTTGCAACTTGAGGATAACTGGAGAGTTTTCGCGAGCGGCTGAACGaatctcctcttccactttGTCGAGATTGCTTCTTGCCGcaatgatgatggttgcAGCTCCGGCTTTAGCGAAGGAAATCGCTGTTGCGCGTCCGATTCCTTGGGAAGCACCAGTAATCAAAACTGCTCGGCCGACGTGGTTAGACTCGGCAATGGTGGGGTATGTATCATTATGAGTTGTAGAGGTGAAATCTTGAGCCATGATTTCGAATGCTTTGTCCTGATGGGTCGCGTCCCTTTTGACGACGGCGAGCGCTTCTTTATATTGCCCTGTTTTCGGCTGGTCGGATTTTGTTATCCCCGCATAAACTCCGTGGATCGTCATGAATCCATCAATGCTTCGAGCTACAGGATCTTTCTAGGCTTGCAGGTCGGGCATGACGGATTTAATCCCTCTGATTGTAGGCCCTCTGTTTTTACGCATTCTTTTGCCCCTCTAGATTTCCCCCTCCTGTTTTGACCTTGTGTTTTCCGTACGAAATTTATTCCACTCCTTCTGTAGTCATATTGTTCGATACCCACTCTTTTCGCCCGGAATTCCCCCTCGGACCTCAATTGTAGATAAGACCCACATGGCGAGCAGATAATTCCCAGATAGAGATGGAGAAAGGCTTCGGTGATTAGAAATCAAACCGACATGATGGGCCGATAATTCTCCGATAGAGACGGAAAAGGTGCTTTGAAATCAGCTCAATTCGCAGTTCATATCCGTGCTTGAATATTCATGGAGAAAAAACAAGAAATAGTCGAATCGCACGGTGACATTCAACCCATATTTGGGTTGAACTTTAAGCCGACATGAACGATTCGATGGATGCATACGTCACATTTTATCACGACATTTGTGTGCGCTTAGATATAAGATTGTAAATAAAATTCTGAGGAACATTCCTTCTCTCTACATCCTTTCCATACCTCTTCTAAAATGGTGAATCTAACCGGTCTTCCCGCGGGATCATGGGTCGTTGTCACGGGAGCGAATGGTTTCATCGGCTCCCATGTTGTCAACACCTTACTTCAACTTGGATATCGAGTTCGAGGAACGGTTCGCACACCAAAGCCGTGGCTTGATGCCTTGTTTGAAACCAAGTTTGGCCATGGCGTCTTCGAATCCTACATTCTTCCTGATCTCGATGACAATGAGCTGCTGGATAAATGCTTGGATGGCACATCAGGGGTAGTTCACGTGGTACGTTCTTATCTCGCCTCTTTTTGCTATATAGCTAGAGAGACGAAATCAGTAAACCTCTGTTCACTCAGATTCTGATCCAACTAATGCGATATTCAATTAGGCTTCTGATGTCTCGTTCAGTAATGACCCGAATGCCGTCATTCCTTGGGTTGTGCGAGCAGTCGAAAACGTCCTGGAGGCTGCATCTAGACATTCTTCCATTAAAAGATTTGTCTTGacgtcttcatcttctgcggcTCTAATTCCTGTTGCAAACCAAAAAGGAGTTCGAGTTGATGAAGGTTAGTTTATTCTCGCTACTTCATTGTCGCAACGTCGGCGAAAAGAGTTTGACATTGACGAACGTCTGTTCTTAGGTACCTGGAATGAAGACGCCGTGAAAGCTGCATTTGATCCAAGCACAAACGCTACCGATAAAGCATACGCTATATATGCAGCTTCCAAGACACTTGGTGAACAGACGGCTTGGAAGTGGATTGAAGAACACAACCCTCAATTCATTTTCAATACGGTCCTACCCAACTTCAACGTACGTACCTATTTATTTATAGTCCCAGTAAGAAGTGCTGACACCAGAGTGCGTCTTAGACGGGCGAAATTCTTCACGAGAATATTAGCGGTTCGACTATGGGATGGATTCGAGGACTTTTCAAGGGCAACAAATCATTGTTTGATTTTTACTCACCTCGTAAGTCATTTTGGTCTCATCTAATCTAACTATCTGGAGGTAGTTATGACGTCCAATCAAGTGACACTGCTAAATGGACTGTTCAGAATACTACGTTGATGTTGTCGACGACGCCCGCCTTCACGCTATTGCTCTGCTTGCGCCCGATGTCAAATCGCAGCGTATATTTGCGTTTGCGGGTCCGCTGAACATTACTGACATTATCTCGACTCTTCGAGAAATTCGGCCTGACTATAAGTTCGATGATCCACCAGCAGACGAGGGCCAAGATCTCACTGAAGTGGTACTGGCGGGCAAAGCCGAGAGGCTTCTGCAGGAATTCTTTGGTCAGAAGGGATGGACTCCTTACAAACAAAGCATTGCCGATGGCATTCGTGATCTATAGGAGGCTTAAACATAGTTTTTGCTTAGGTTGAAACGTGAacctcttttttttggtctctCCTGGTAACTCCAGGACAATAATCTCACCTAGCTTTGTTCGAATCATAGCATTCTGACTCAGTCTGTATACATTCTGGTATTCAGATTTAGCAATGACAAATTCTGCCTTTTAATtcagtgatgatgatcttctAGTAGGCTATTTTATGCTCCTAGTAAGATAGTCTGACTATGTAGAGCTTTGGTTTCCTGTGTTTAAGCAACTTTTGTATCCTTCAACCCGCTTATCGGTGATGACGCTTTTGAGGCATCTCTTACTTCGTTGAAGTGACATCTACATATAGGATGTGTAATAGGCTGCATATTAAGTAGAACTACGGTTTCCATTGCAATTTATCTGATAATGACTCCAGCACAGGCGGAATAGACACTTGCATCCATCCCATCAACAATCTGCCCAACAAACCGACTGTGCCATTACTCGTCACTCTAACCCAAGCTTCACTCCTTATAGCATAGAATCTCCGCACTCGGAATCGAGATCCAcgcatcctcatcctgtCCCCACTCCTTCCAGGTGTTCGCAATGCGATCCAAATCCTCCTTCTTAGCAAGCTTATgctccgtcgccgtcgtcgcaAACGACGACGCCACAGATCGCTCAAACCACGACTCACTCCACCAAGCAACATCCTCCTTCGAGGCGTAGCACCACATGGTGCAGCTGCAATTCACATCGCGGAAACCAGCCTTCCGCGCCCAAACGTGCAGCATCCGGCCAGCATTCGGCTCACCACCGTTCCGTCGCGCAGCGGCATCATACAAATTCTGCCATTCCGTCAGCCCTGGGAGCTCAGGATACCATACAAAAGCACCATAATCAGCCTCCCGTGCAGCAACGATGCCGCCAGGCTTTGCAACTCGACTCATTTCCTTCAGCATGCCGACCGGATCACCGACGTGCTGCAGAACCTGATGGCAAAATACTACGTCGAAGGTATTATCCTCATAGGACAGCCCGTTCGCGTCGCCTTCAAGAAAGTCGATGTTGGTGACACCCTTTTCTTGTGCATTCTTGCGGGCCTGTGTCAGGATTGAGCCGACCCGCTCAAGGCCGGTGATGTGGCCCTGGGGCACATAGGATGCCAAATCGACGGTGATCGTGCCGGGCCCGCAGCCGATGTCCAGGATCTTCATGTCTGGTTTGAGGTGTGGTAGCAGGAAACCGACTGAGTTCTTTGCGGTGCGCCAGCTATGCGAGCGCAGGACTGAGGGGTGGTGGCCATGGGTGTAAGTTGCTGACTCTGTTTTGCCCGCCATAGTCGGAATCGTTCGAAGAGAGATAAACGTAGATATGTACGTGTAGAACTTGATCTGAATAATCTGCTGACGAGATATTCAGTAGGAAATATTGATTTCTGATGAGCTGAGATTCTTGTGATTCCGCTGAACTATATACCTTACAAGCTGGGCTGGGTGTCATGTAGTTTGGGGCCCGATATCGGCGCCACGACTCAAAGAGGTCTCAGCGCGCGCCAGCCCCACGAGTCGTAGGGAGTTAAGAGGCATGATTATTGGTTCTCTGAAGTGTGTGGAACTCGATTACATCTAGTTCAGCTTTAAATACTAGGCCGATGTGAGGAGTTTCTCGTGGTATCCTGCCAGCTGAAGTATGGCCGATGTCGGGGGCGTTGAGGAGAGGGTTGCCAGGTAAGGGCAAACGTCTGTGACGACTCGAAATGCCAGTGGAGGGCAGAAGCTAGGCGTGTAGACCAGTTTCGAGATACCAAGCATTtgaatcaaaaagaaaacaactCAGAGGGGTATTTCACCCCAAGAATTGTTGTAGCAGCGGGCGGTGCTGGGGTTGTAGGTGTCATTGCATATCATGATAGAAATACTATTAAAAGAGCTGCAAACGCGACGGCGAGAGAGAGGTTCACAAAGCATAGGCGCATGGAACAGAAGACTGGCGTGGCATTGTATAGACCATAGTCTGCCGAGCATATAGCCGACTCACCACTGCCGAAAGAGCCGGAGTAATATATTGCGGGGGGGGGGCTTTAAGTTAAGAGAATACTCCGACAAACAATCCCAACGGCCTCTTCAAATTCCGATAAATAATAATGGGCGAGACACGGACTGAACATCTTGCGCGGTACGCTGCCAGCCTACAATACGGCGACATCCCGGCGCCCGTGGTCCAGCGCACCAAGGAACTGTTTCTGGATTGGCTGGGCTGTACCATCGCAGGACGCCACCATCCTGCCGTCGCTGCAATTGTGCGATATGCAAAACAAATGGGCCCTTCCTCCGGGAAGAGCGAGCTGGTTGATGGCTCTCTTGGATTCAGCACCAGCCCTGCCTTTGCCAGTTTGATCAACGCGGCCGCTTCGCATGTCGTTGAGCAGGATGATCTGCACAACCGAAGTATCATGCATCCGGTACGTCCACTCTCAGTTGATTTTACTGCACGTATCTGACTTGAATATAGGCAACGGTTATTTTCCCTGCTACTCTTGCAGTGGCGCAGGATATCGGTGCCAATGGCCAAGATTTCATCACGGCCTGTGTCGTGGGCTATGAAGTTGGATGCCGTGTTGGAGAGTTCTTGGGGAAGAGTCATTACGAGGTAAATGGTACCCCTGTATGATAACGGGAAACAGATTACCTGACAAGAAGCTAGAACTTCCACATGACAGGCACCGCGGGCACAGTTGGCGTTGCAGCCGCAGTAGCCCGGCTGCTGCAACTAGACAGTGAAAAGATGCTGTCCGCGATTGGCTCAGCAGGGACTCAAGCTGCAGGTCTTTGGCAGTTTTTGATGGATGCAGCCCACTCCAAACAAGTGCACACCGGCAAAGCATGCTCCGATGGTATCTTCGCAGCATACACTGCACGCGACGGCCTTCTAGGACCCCGAGATATCCTCGAGGGCCCGCGAGCCATGGGCGCCGCACTCGTCCCGGGGAAGACAAGCCCAGAGGCAATTGACCAGAACCTGGGGGAGGATTTTGCGGTCTCGCGCTCCAGTTTCAAGTGGCACGCCTCATGCCGCCATACACATCCTAGTGTTGACGCACTATTGAATCTGATGGAGAAAAACAATGTCACCTTTGATGATATTGAGTCCGTCATTTCTCGCACATATCAGGCTGCGATCAACGTTCTGGGTATGGGTGGTCCCGGGGAGACGGTGCACCAGAGCAAATTCTCCATGGGTTTCGtgctggccattgcggcGAAGAAGGGCCATGCATTGATCACGGACTTTACAGAGGCAGACTTGCGCGATGCTTCTTTGCGCGAGTTCCAGAAACGCGTCACGATGGAATTGGATGCGGATATTGATGCTGCGTTCCCGTTGAAATGGCGGGGCATGGTTATCGTCACCACGAAGTCGGGCCAGACGTTCACGGAATCTGTTGAGTTTGCTAAGGGAGATCCGGAATTCTCTCTTACAAGGTAACCAC is part of the Penicillium psychrofluorescens genome assembly, chromosome: 4 genome and encodes:
- a CDS encoding uncharacterized protein (ID:PFLUO_006634-T1.cds;~source:funannotate) — translated: MAGKTESATYTHGHHPSVLRSHSWRTAKNSVGFLLPHLKPDMKILDIGCGPGTITVDLASYVPQGHITGLERVGSILTQARKNAQEKGVTNIDFLEGDANGLSYEDNTFDVVFCHQVLQHVGDPVGMLKEMSRVAKPGGIVAAREADYGAFVWYPELPGLTEWQNLYDAAARRNGGEPNAGRMLHVWARKAGFRDVNCSCTMWCYASKEDVAWWSESWFERSVASSFATTATEHKLAKKEDLDRIANTWKEWGQDEDAWISIPSAEILCYKE
- a CDS encoding uncharacterized protein (ID:PFLUO_006633-T1.cds;~source:funannotate), translated to MVNLTGLPAGSWVVVTGANGFIGSHVVNTLLQLGYRVRGTVRTPKPWLDALFETKFGHGVFESYILPDLDDNELLDKCLDGTSGVVHVASDVSFSNDPNAVIPWVVRAVENVLEAASRHSSIKRFVLTSSSSAALIPVANQKGVRVDEGTWNEDAVKAAFDPSTNATDKAYAIYAASKTLGEQTAWKWIEEHNPQFIFNTVLPNFNTGEILHENISGSTMGWIRGLFKGNKSLFDFYSPQYYVDVVDDARLHAIALLAPDVKSQRIFAFAGPLNITDIISTLREIRPDYKFDDPPADEGQDLTEVVLAGKAERLLQEFFGQKGWTPYKQSIADGIRDL
- a CDS encoding uncharacterized protein (ID:PFLUO_006632-T1.cds;~source:funannotate), whose translation is MAQDFTSTTHNDTYPTIAESNHVGRAVLITGASQGIGRATAISFAKAGAATIIIAARSNLDKVEEEIRSAARENSPVILKLQLDVTSELSVADAAKLINEKVGSLDILVNNAGYLENWAPVAESDPAEWWRSWEVNVRGTHLVTRAFLPLLSRGNQKTIVNTSSAGAHRVRPGASAYQTAKFAVLRFTEFVSTEYASQGIIAFSVHPGGVPTSLALNMPDEMHAVLVDTPELAGDSISWLTQDRKEWLGGRYISVNWDLPELVSRRDEIVEGDKLKMRMVV